In the genome of Hymenobacter taeanensis, one region contains:
- a CDS encoding LysM peptidoglycan-binding domain-containing protein, producing the protein MRFLFSAQLFAGLLLGSLTAHAQKAPALPPLSEDSVRVMSGLVQTSVRQLRGIYFEPNDAQATQLIETALQDIPALNQRLSHYTTSLSPAQQQALAKRLRQQPWQVELRTLLRSPQFRGFDARAAKNPALQAAATRLKATGFVGSPLPAPAPAPPVAATASPAAPTMGLMPTAPKDAAPKPAQEAHNQHTVQKGETLFSIAKHYGVSTTQLQQWNGKSNTGVRIGEVLLLEAATK; encoded by the coding sequence ATGCGTTTCCTTTTTAGCGCGCAACTTTTTGCCGGCCTGTTGCTTGGCTCCCTCACCGCACACGCGCAAAAGGCTCCGGCCTTACCCCCTCTTTCCGAAGATTCTGTGCGGGTAATGTCGGGGCTGGTGCAAACTAGTGTGCGTCAATTGCGTGGTATCTATTTCGAGCCTAACGATGCCCAGGCAACTCAGCTGATCGAGACGGCTCTGCAGGATATTCCGGCGCTTAACCAGCGCCTGAGCCACTATACCACCAGCCTTTCGCCGGCGCAGCAGCAGGCTCTGGCCAAGCGCTTGCGTCAGCAGCCCTGGCAAGTTGAGCTGCGCACCCTGCTGCGGAGTCCTCAGTTCCGAGGCTTTGATGCCCGGGCGGCCAAAAACCCGGCGCTGCAAGCCGCCGCCACGCGTCTTAAGGCCACCGGCTTTGTAGGAAGCCCACTGCCTGCTCCCGCGCCGGCGCCCCCCGTAGCAGCAACTGCCAGCCCGGCCGCTCCTACCATGGGCTTGATGCCAACAGCACCCAAAGATGCCGCCCCGAAACCAGCCCAGGAGGCGCATAACCAGCATACGGTACAGAAGGGCGAAACTCTTTTCAGCATTGCTAAGCACTACGGAGTATCCACCACGCAGCTGCAGCAGTGGAATGGCAAGTCCAATACCGGCGTCCGGATTGGGGAGGTATTGCTGCTGGAAGCCGCTACCAAGTAA
- a CDS encoding DUF4249 domain-containing protein, whose product MADAVSSYLVVDGSINSSGTTTILLKRTTSIGQTGPAPVEGKAKVFIEQEGGQRYPLTESPAGTYTSAALSLAGSKPVRLRFTLANGREYASDFTLAKTTPAIDSITWRPGSDGLQIWVNAHDDTQQSRYYRWSYDETWEFTSAFRSTLEYRNGGLFDRKEDIYNCWAREAPSAIIIGTSVKLAQDVISQQRLALLPRNTVKLRQKYSILVKQYSLTPDEYAYWETLRKNTENIGTLFDPLPSQLTGNVHNVTDASEDVIGYVGAQSVREKRLFITRDELPSDWPRVTGYEYCKPDTIPQPKDPMPPTEREIFSFFSSGFPVPIAQLPPYLGGGYLYSTADCLDCRKRGTNVRPSYWQ is encoded by the coding sequence GTGGCGGATGCTGTCAGTAGCTATCTGGTGGTTGATGGGAGCATTAACTCCAGTGGAACAACCACCATTCTGCTCAAACGAACTACCAGTATTGGGCAAACGGGGCCGGCACCAGTAGAAGGCAAAGCCAAGGTGTTTATAGAGCAGGAGGGAGGCCAGCGTTACCCGCTAACGGAAAGTCCTGCGGGTACTTATACCTCCGCTGCACTTTCGCTGGCGGGCAGTAAGCCGGTACGCCTGCGTTTTACCCTGGCAAACGGGCGGGAGTATGCCTCTGACTTTACACTAGCAAAAACCACCCCCGCTATTGACTCTATCACCTGGCGGCCAGGTAGCGACGGACTGCAAATATGGGTGAATGCCCACGATGATACGCAGCAGTCGCGTTACTACCGTTGGAGCTACGACGAAACCTGGGAATTCACCTCCGCTTTCCGGTCTACCTTAGAGTACAGGAATGGGGGCTTGTTTGATAGAAAAGAGGATATCTATAACTGCTGGGCGAGGGAAGCTCCATCGGCAATTATAATAGGCACTAGTGTAAAGCTGGCGCAGGACGTAATCTCACAGCAGCGGCTTGCGCTCTTACCCCGCAATACCGTGAAGCTGCGCCAGAAATACAGTATTCTGGTAAAGCAATACTCCCTCACGCCTGATGAATATGCCTATTGGGAGACGCTGCGCAAGAACACCGAGAATATTGGCACCCTCTTCGACCCATTGCCTTCTCAACTCACCGGAAACGTGCACAACGTTACGGATGCGAGTGAAGATGTTATTGGGTACGTGGGAGCGCAATCGGTGAGGGAGAAGCGCCTCTTTATCACGCGCGACGAATTGCCCAGCGACTGGCCCCGGGTTACGGGCTACGAGTATTGTAAGCCCGATACTATTCCGCAGCCGAAAGACCCCATGCCTCCTACAGAGCGAGAAATTTTTAGTTTTTTCTCCTCGGGCTTCCCCGTTCCCATAGCACAGCTTCCTCCTTACTTAGGTGGCGGCTACTTATACTCAACCGCTGACTGCCTTGACTGCCGTAAGCGCGGCACCAACGTGCGGCCCAGCTACTGGCAGTAA
- a CDS encoding TonB-dependent receptor, with protein MPKRFLLFFALVWASLGAAQAQSSVSGRVVDGADQSPLIGANVLVRGLSADSVKSGAAADADGNFTVTGLPNGRYELSISFLGYQTLRRELTLAGQPLALGALPLATGGVTLKGVEVVGQAAAAVQKGDTSQFNAGSYKTNPDANAQDLITKMPGVTVDPTSGKVQAQGEQVQRVLVDGKEFFGNDPDAVLKNIPAEVIDKIQVYDRASDQAQFTGFDDGNQQKTINIVTKPQFRNGQFGRVLAGYGPQDDRYRVSGNLNSFRGKQRLSVVAQSNNVNEQNFGTEDLLGVVGSSRQGGGGGQRGQGGGRVGGGGRGGGGNQGGNNAGDFLVNQQGGISKTHAIGLNYSDTWGTKTDVQGSYFFNLSDNTSLTDLLRNYIAPAGSTRDLRYNETSLTTSRNINNRFNLRLDHKFDSLNSILWRPSLSVQRNTGNSNLNGRTYDVNSGEQQQGLGSNLSDYRSALTGITAGNQLLYRHRFLTRRRTLSVGLNTTYNSKTGDNNLLSSTSSVDTTGTTQTALLNQFSELTQQGWAWNGNLNYTEPLGQYSQLQAEYRISYTPNDSDKKTYNFSPGEQSYTILNDTLSSVFQSRYLTNAGGLTYRFQNQQLQWNVGATVQYAQLRSDQEYPRAALTERNFLNLLPNAMVRYNFSRQQNLRLNYQMRTNSPNISQLQEVVNNANPLQLTTGNPNLRQENQHNLFIRYSSAVPEKSRSFFALIGGSYTNNYITNSTIYAAGGPVVVDGIVIPAGGQLTRPVNLDQQYSLRSFMNYSLPLAFIKSNLNLNANATYSQTPGLVFNELNYSRTPSAGLGVVLSSNISPQLDFTVSSNTNRSYVRNSLPNQVDRAYTRQNTALRLSWIITKGITVQSDVSHQLYTGLAGGFNQNFVLWNASIGKKVFASQQGEIKLYGFDLLKQNNSLSVNPTSAYLETTRTNILQRYFMLMFTYNIRNFGGAGNNALPIDDERPDGPRRGGFGPPGGRPGGGM; from the coding sequence ATGCCTAAACGTTTTCTATTGTTTTTTGCCCTAGTGTGGGCGAGCCTGGGAGCAGCCCAAGCCCAGTCCTCGGTGAGTGGGCGCGTGGTGGACGGCGCTGACCAGTCGCCCCTGATTGGGGCCAACGTGCTGGTGCGCGGCCTCTCCGCTGACTCAGTAAAGAGTGGTGCCGCTGCCGACGCCGACGGCAACTTCACCGTAACTGGCCTACCCAACGGCCGCTATGAGCTGAGCATTTCCTTCCTTGGTTACCAAACCCTGCGCCGCGAGCTTACGCTGGCGGGCCAGCCACTAGCGCTGGGAGCGCTGCCGCTGGCTACCGGTGGCGTTACCCTAAAAGGAGTGGAAGTAGTAGGGCAGGCGGCTGCGGCAGTACAAAAGGGCGACACTTCGCAATTTAATGCGGGCTCCTACAAAACTAACCCCGACGCCAACGCCCAGGACCTCATTACCAAAATGCCCGGCGTAACCGTTGACCCCACTTCGGGCAAGGTGCAGGCCCAGGGCGAGCAGGTGCAACGGGTGCTGGTAGATGGCAAAGAGTTTTTCGGCAACGACCCCGATGCGGTGCTCAAGAACATTCCGGCCGAAGTAATCGATAAAATTCAGGTGTATGACCGCGCTTCCGATCAAGCCCAGTTTACGGGCTTTGACGATGGCAACCAGCAGAAAACCATTAACATCGTTACCAAGCCTCAATTCCGGAACGGGCAGTTTGGCCGCGTGCTGGCCGGCTACGGCCCCCAGGACGACCGCTACCGCGTGAGTGGCAACCTCAACTCTTTTAGGGGCAAGCAGCGCCTCTCGGTGGTAGCGCAGAGCAACAACGTGAATGAGCAGAACTTTGGCACCGAAGATCTGCTGGGGGTGGTAGGCTCATCGCGCCAGGGCGGCGGGGGCGGCCAGCGCGGTCAGGGCGGAGGCCGCGTAGGCGGCGGCGGCCGAGGCGGTGGAGGCAATCAGGGCGGCAACAACGCCGGCGACTTTTTGGTGAACCAGCAGGGCGGCATTTCCAAAACGCACGCCATCGGCCTGAACTACTCTGACACCTGGGGCACCAAAACCGATGTGCAGGGCAGCTACTTCTTCAACCTCAGCGACAACACCTCCCTCACCGATTTACTGCGCAACTACATAGCGCCGGCAGGCTCTACCCGCGACCTGCGCTACAATGAAACCTCCCTTACTACGAGCCGCAACATCAACAACCGCTTCAATCTGCGCCTCGACCACAAGTTTGATTCTCTGAATTCCATTCTGTGGCGGCCCAGCCTCTCGGTGCAGCGCAACACCGGCAACAGCAACCTCAATGGGCGCACGTATGATGTAAACTCTGGGGAGCAGCAACAAGGCCTGGGCAGCAACCTCAGCGACTACCGCTCGGCCCTCACGGGCATTACGGCAGGCAACCAGCTGCTATACCGCCACCGGTTCCTGACGCGCCGCCGCACCCTTTCGGTAGGTCTCAACACTACCTACAACTCTAAAACCGGCGACAACAACCTGCTTTCCAGCACCTCGTCGGTTGACACGACGGGAACTACCCAAACGGCGCTCCTCAACCAGTTTTCGGAGCTGACGCAGCAGGGCTGGGCCTGGAATGGCAACCTGAACTATACCGAGCCGCTAGGCCAGTACAGCCAGCTGCAGGCTGAGTACCGCATTTCGTACACGCCTAATGATTCTGATAAGAAGACCTACAACTTCTCGCCCGGCGAGCAGTCGTACACTATTCTCAACGATACGCTGAGCAGCGTGTTTCAGAGCCGCTACCTCACCAATGCGGGCGGGCTCACCTACCGCTTCCAGAATCAGCAGCTGCAGTGGAATGTGGGTGCCACCGTGCAGTACGCCCAGTTGCGCAGCGACCAGGAGTATCCGCGGGCAGCTCTCACGGAGCGCAACTTCCTGAACTTGCTGCCCAACGCTATGGTGCGCTATAACTTTTCGCGGCAGCAAAACCTGCGCCTGAACTACCAGATGCGCACCAACTCACCGAACATTAGCCAGCTGCAGGAAGTGGTGAACAATGCCAACCCGCTGCAGCTCACTACCGGCAACCCCAACCTGCGCCAGGAGAACCAGCACAACCTGTTCATCCGGTACTCCTCGGCGGTGCCCGAAAAGTCGCGGTCATTTTTCGCCTTGATTGGGGGCTCCTACACCAACAACTACATCACCAACAGCACCATTTACGCGGCGGGCGGCCCGGTTGTGGTAGATGGCATTGTGATTCCGGCTGGTGGGCAGCTCACGCGCCCCGTTAACCTGGATCAGCAGTACAGTCTGCGCTCCTTCATGAACTACAGCCTGCCGCTGGCCTTTATTAAGTCAAACCTGAACCTGAATGCCAACGCTACCTATTCCCAAACGCCGGGCCTTGTATTTAATGAGCTGAACTACAGCCGTACTCCCAGCGCTGGACTCGGGGTGGTACTAAGCAGCAATATCAGCCCCCAGCTAGATTTCACTGTTTCCTCGAACACCAACCGCTCCTATGTGCGCAATAGCCTGCCCAACCAGGTTGACCGCGCCTACACCCGGCAGAACACGGCCCTGCGCCTGAGCTGGATCATTACCAAGGGCATAACCGTGCAGTCTGATGTCAGCCACCAGTTGTATACTGGCCTGGCCGGCGGCTTCAACCAGAACTTCGTGCTCTGGAATGCTTCCATCGGCAAAAAGGTGTTTGCCAGCCAGCAGGGTGAAATCAAGCTGTATGGCTTTGACCTGCTCAAGCAGAACAACAGCCTCAGTGTGAACCCCACCTCAGCCTACCTCGAAACCACCCGAACCAACATCCTGCAGCGCTATTTCATGCTGATGTTTACGTACAACATCCGCAACTTTGGGGGTGCCGGCAACAATGCCCTTCCCATTGACGATGAGCGGCCCGATGGCCCGCGCCGTGGTGGCTTTGGCCCTCCCGGTGGCCGCCCCGGCGGGGGTATGTAG
- a CDS encoding LysM peptidoglycan-binding domain-containing protein: MKRLVFFLCGLLPWLATAQSVTVPNTLDVAGLHLRFTPAGRTAVQQKVDALRRHQASFQSRVTLADAYFPLIDRVFQQEGLPLDFHFLALQESGLQGDAQSIHDAVGYWQFKRESAADFGLVMTDAVDERKHITASSKAAAQYLLRNNKTFHNWINSLLSYNLGLTGTKPYTLPTDYDATNVEISEQTNPYILTFLAHKVAFEPAIGLNTKPPLMLQEFPAPAGQPLAVMAQAMQQDPTELAKYNRWLLAPTVPTDRVYSMLVPITDPLQLTALAAQQKNAASGQLLNKPQPDPENADFVRVNGLRALIALPGDTKESLAQRGKLKMRKFLQYNDLFAFDNIVAGQPYFVQKKRDKAAVEYHVARPGESVATVSQKYGIRAKAIWSKNRMARNEELRAGRVLWLQHTRPKSVPIEYADGNNAPALAAFERPVSADAPASAKAEKPSPTQEQGTAVGWPTTSRAPATKTAPAPSPAPGTSVVQPDSATDEHTENLNDLPPAPTKVASDTPQNSNSTSTAAASASSAPAPRKPLPASAPIADEPLEEATESEPAATPAPVAMPAASPSVVNAPIAVPTQPVVPVAPTVVQPVPASGLHTVEPKENLYSVARRFALRPADIVAWNNLPQNPSLRIGQVLRLTAPVAAEPATTPAAGSAPAQTTATPAATEGIRHTVQQGETLYSISRRYAVTPAQLQEWNNKPDTGVKIGEVLVVKFTSKP, from the coding sequence ATGAAACGACTTGTATTCTTCCTGTGCGGCCTGCTGCCTTGGCTGGCCACTGCGCAGTCGGTTACCGTTCCGAATACCCTAGATGTAGCCGGCCTGCACCTGCGCTTTACCCCCGCCGGCCGCACCGCCGTTCAGCAAAAAGTAGATGCCCTGCGTCGGCATCAGGCCTCGTTTCAGTCGCGCGTGACGCTGGCCGACGCCTATTTTCCGCTCATCGACCGGGTATTTCAGCAGGAGGGCTTGCCGCTTGATTTCCACTTCTTGGCCCTGCAGGAAAGTGGCCTACAGGGTGATGCCCAGAGCATTCATGATGCGGTGGGCTACTGGCAGTTTAAGCGGGAGTCGGCCGCAGACTTTGGCTTGGTCATGACCGATGCCGTGGATGAGCGCAAGCACATTACGGCCTCTTCTAAGGCGGCGGCGCAATACCTGCTGCGCAACAACAAAACCTTCCACAACTGGATTAACTCGCTGCTGAGCTATAACCTGGGCCTCACGGGTACCAAGCCCTATACCCTACCCACCGACTACGATGCCACCAACGTAGAAATATCGGAGCAGACGAACCCTTACATTCTTACGTTTCTGGCGCACAAGGTAGCGTTTGAGCCGGCCATTGGCCTGAATACAAAGCCGCCTCTGATGCTGCAGGAGTTTCCGGCCCCGGCGGGCCAGCCTCTTGCTGTAATGGCCCAGGCCATGCAGCAGGACCCCACTGAGTTGGCGAAATACAACCGCTGGCTGCTGGCCCCCACGGTACCCACCGACCGCGTGTACTCCATGCTGGTGCCCATTACTGACCCGCTGCAGCTTACTGCCCTGGCGGCTCAGCAGAAAAATGCGGCCAGTGGCCAGCTGCTCAACAAGCCCCAGCCCGACCCTGAAAACGCCGATTTTGTGCGCGTAAACGGACTTCGGGCCCTAATTGCCCTGCCCGGCGACACCAAGGAGAGCCTGGCCCAGCGTGGTAAGCTGAAGATGCGCAAGTTCCTGCAATACAATGACCTGTTTGCCTTCGATAACATTGTAGCGGGCCAGCCCTACTTCGTGCAGAAAAAGCGCGACAAGGCGGCCGTGGAGTACCACGTGGCAAGGCCGGGCGAAAGCGTAGCTACCGTCTCGCAGAAGTACGGCATCAGGGCAAAAGCCATTTGGAGCAAGAACCGGATGGCCCGCAATGAGGAGCTGCGGGCAGGCCGCGTGCTGTGGCTTCAGCACACCCGCCCCAAAAGTGTGCCCATTGAGTACGCCGACGGCAACAATGCGCCGGCCCTGGCCGCATTTGAGCGCCCTGTTTCCGCTGACGCTCCTGCTTCGGCAAAAGCAGAAAAGCCCAGTCCCACCCAGGAACAAGGTACCGCTGTAGGCTGGCCCACTACCAGTCGTGCTCCGGCAACCAAGACTGCTCCGGCACCCTCCCCGGCGCCCGGCACCTCCGTAGTGCAGCCAGACAGCGCCACCGACGAGCACACCGAGAATCTGAATGATCTGCCACCGGCCCCGACTAAAGTGGCTTCCGACACTCCGCAGAATAGTAACAGCACATCCACAGCCGCTGCCTCTGCTTCATCAGCCCCAGCCCCCAGAAAGCCCCTGCCCGCCTCTGCTCCCATTGCCGATGAGCCTCTTGAAGAAGCAACTGAATCGGAGCCGGCAGCAACTCCGGCACCAGTAGCAATGCCTGCGGCCTCTCCTTCGGTGGTAAATGCACCAATTGCGGTGCCTACCCAGCCGGTGGTACCCGTTGCCCCAACGGTTGTGCAGCCAGTGCCCGCAAGTGGCCTGCATACGGTGGAGCCAAAGGAAAACCTGTACTCCGTAGCGCGCCGCTTTGCCCTGCGCCCTGCTGATATTGTAGCCTGGAACAATTTACCGCAAAACCCCTCTCTGCGTATTGGGCAGGTACTGCGGCTCACTGCTCCCGTGGCCGCAGAACCAGCAACAACCCCTGCTGCAGGTTCTGCGCCGGCCCAAACGACTGCTACGCCGGCGGCCACTGAGGGTATTCGCCATACAGTACAGCAAGGCGAAACCCTGTATAGCATTTCGCGGCGCTACGCCGTTACGCCGGCTCAATTGCAGGAATGGAATAACAAGCCTGATACCGGCGTCAAAATTGGTGAGGTACTGGTAGTGAAGTTCACCAGCAAGCCATAA
- a CDS encoding DUF4249 domain-containing protein: MNIWLRVYAIMLALLVGSCIEPFEPKVADAPSSYLVVDGAISTQGVSTIRLSRTLGLGQGGKAPVEGKARVYIEEASGRQYPLTEGPVGTYSSAALSLTAETGVRLHFTTSSGREYVSDYTPAKYTPPIDSVSWKIGDQGLQIYVNAHDETNATRYFRWSYEETWEFRSRYASYLEYKNKKLVDRQEDINHCWGQEAPSTITLGNTVRLSRNVVSEQPITLLPERSTKLITKYSILVRQYALSLEEYTYWEALRKNTESIGTLFDPLPTQLTGNVHNLTDASEEVLGFVGAQSVVEQRIFIDRSDLPPSWPRVTGYESCPLDTATSEDLFADGKYTPIAMDKAGIYYSTTECIDCRKRGVNVRPSFWK; this comes from the coding sequence ATGAACATATGGTTACGCGTGTATGCAATTATGCTGGCGTTGCTGGTGGGAAGTTGCATTGAGCCGTTTGAGCCGAAAGTAGCGGATGCCCCGAGTAGCTACCTGGTAGTAGACGGTGCTATCAGTACGCAGGGGGTGAGCACCATTCGCTTGTCGCGCACGCTAGGCCTAGGCCAGGGTGGCAAAGCACCGGTAGAAGGCAAAGCCCGAGTGTATATTGAGGAAGCAAGTGGGCGTCAGTACCCGCTTACTGAAGGCCCCGTAGGCACTTATAGCTCGGCTGCTCTATCCTTGACAGCAGAGACAGGCGTACGACTGCACTTTACTACATCCAGCGGGCGGGAGTATGTCTCTGACTATACGCCTGCCAAGTACACCCCACCCATTGACTCAGTTTCCTGGAAAATCGGTGACCAAGGGCTGCAGATTTATGTGAATGCGCATGACGAAACCAATGCCACGCGCTACTTCCGCTGGAGCTACGAAGAGACGTGGGAATTTCGGTCTCGGTATGCCTCTTATCTGGAATACAAAAACAAGAAGTTAGTTGACCGCCAAGAAGATATTAATCACTGTTGGGGGCAGGAAGCCCCCTCAACTATTACGCTGGGCAACACTGTAAGGCTGAGCCGCAACGTGGTATCGGAACAGCCCATTACGCTACTACCAGAGAGGTCTACTAAGCTGATAACTAAATACAGCATACTAGTCAGGCAGTATGCTCTCTCCCTAGAGGAATACACCTATTGGGAGGCCTTGCGCAAGAATACAGAAAGCATTGGTACCTTGTTCGACCCGTTGCCTACTCAGCTCACAGGTAACGTGCACAACCTCACCGATGCTTCCGAAGAAGTTCTAGGGTTTGTGGGCGCTCAGTCGGTAGTCGAGCAACGTATCTTTATTGATCGAAGCGACTTACCGCCCAGCTGGCCCCGCGTTACGGGTTACGAAAGCTGCCCGTTGGATACAGCAACTAGTGAAGATCTTTTCGCGGACGGGAAATACACTCCTATTGCTATGGACAAAGCGGGAATATATTACTCAACTACTGAGTGCATAGACTGCCGCAAGCGTGGCGTAAATGTGCGCCCAAGCTTTTGGAAGTAA